From a single Lewinella sp. LCG006 genomic region:
- a CDS encoding DUF1800 family protein, whose translation MSLRIKHLYQRAGFGLSPLEWSDKKALTVAQAVDELFREAESTPPLTVVDFEDLAETVMEDRRKAGKLLTQQYTLEWLDRMAAPTESALLERLTLFWHDHFACRSVFGHLAIRQLNTLREHALGPFRELCLAVARDPAMIRYLNNQQNKKDSPNENFAREVLELFTIGPGHYTEQDIKEAARAFTGWSSTYKGEFRFRTGQHDYGTKTFMGQTGRFDGADIIDIILQQPATATFLVRKFWDYYVSAPVDEAMIETLSKQYFDSGYHTGQLLRSMFTADWFYANEYQSQQIKSPVVLVSGLRRSLGITFNNPQAQLRLLRALGQTLFDPPNVAGWPGGRSWIDNATLMLRLNLGAGLLTKRELDLRFRDLPELEILSDPQTRKLDAEVNLQPLLNLIKGDDLAEDFQRLSDYLLATPARIDTKDLAGLIDDTTGEERLRRMLLVIFSSPEFQLS comes from the coding sequence ATGTCCCTACGTATCAAACACCTTTATCAACGTGCCGGGTTTGGGCTCAGCCCGCTGGAGTGGTCAGACAAAAAGGCACTGACGGTCGCGCAGGCGGTCGATGAACTCTTTCGGGAAGCGGAATCCACTCCTCCGCTTACCGTGGTAGATTTTGAGGACCTGGCCGAAACAGTGATGGAAGACCGCCGTAAGGCCGGGAAGCTGCTTACACAACAGTACACCCTGGAATGGCTTGACCGGATGGCAGCACCTACCGAGAGTGCGCTGCTAGAACGACTCACCCTCTTTTGGCACGATCATTTTGCCTGCCGTTCCGTGTTCGGGCACCTGGCCATCCGACAACTCAATACGCTGCGCGAGCATGCGCTGGGGCCTTTTCGGGAGCTTTGTCTGGCGGTAGCTCGCGACCCGGCCATGATCCGCTACCTCAACAACCAGCAAAACAAGAAGGACAGTCCTAACGAAAATTTCGCCCGCGAGGTATTGGAACTTTTTACCATTGGGCCCGGCCATTATACCGAGCAGGACATCAAAGAAGCCGCGCGTGCGTTCACGGGTTGGAGCAGCACCTACAAAGGGGAATTCCGTTTCCGCACGGGGCAACATGATTATGGCACCAAGACTTTCATGGGGCAAACTGGCCGCTTTGATGGGGCGGACATCATTGACATCATCCTACAACAACCCGCTACGGCCACCTTTTTGGTGCGCAAATTTTGGGACTATTACGTGAGTGCTCCCGTGGACGAAGCGATGATCGAGACCCTGAGTAAACAATATTTTGACAGTGGTTACCATACGGGCCAATTGCTTCGCAGCATGTTTACGGCCGACTGGTTTTACGCCAACGAATACCAGAGCCAACAGATCAAATCGCCCGTGGTGCTCGTCAGTGGATTGCGGCGCAGCCTGGGGATTACGTTCAACAATCCACAGGCTCAGCTGCGTTTACTACGCGCCTTGGGGCAAACGCTTTTTGATCCTCCCAACGTGGCGGGCTGGCCGGGTGGGCGTAGTTGGATTGACAATGCTACCCTCATGCTGCGCCTCAATCTAGGAGCAGGATTATTGACCAAACGTGAGCTGGACCTCCGCTTTCGGGATTTGCCCGAACTGGAAATTCTTTCCGATCCGCAGACCCGCAAACTGGATGCCGAGGTAAACCTCCAACCCTTGCTGAACCTGATCAAAGGAGACGACCTCGCAGAAGACTTTCAACGCTTGAGTGACTACCTGCTCGCTACTCCGGCCCGGATCGACACCAAAGACTTGGCCGGATTGATTGATGACACCACCGGTGAGGAACGGCTACGGCGGATGCTCCTCGTTATTTTTTCCAGTCCAGAATTTCAATTATCCTAA
- a CDS encoding NAD-dependent epimerase/dehydratase family protein, protein MDYHTPILITGATGFVGSYTARLLLQEGYTQVHALRRPGSKFTLLGAAADQITWHEAELEDYFSLEAALEGIDTVIHCAALVSFAPRDKEKLLSINRKGTQYLVDAALYQKVRRLVHVSSVAALGRNAHGYPISENSKWEDGPLVSNYSRSKFLSELEIWRGQEEGMSVAAVYPSLILGAGHWSEGTAKMFAYAQQSSTYYPSGSTGIVDVRDVAKAIQLVIERDQKNDRYLLNGTNISYRELLAQMTTALGVAPPRKSLPRWGAQLLAQAEKIRTLFTGGTPLLTRETVQTTYQNYVYDSRHSEEQLGMTYRDAETTIGETAALFMATKEEGSGVLGL, encoded by the coding sequence TTGGATTATCATACCCCCATTCTAATTACCGGTGCTACCGGCTTTGTCGGATCATACACCGCGCGTTTGCTCCTGCAGGAGGGCTACACCCAGGTTCATGCCCTTCGGCGGCCTGGCAGTAAGTTTACCTTGCTGGGAGCGGCAGCCGATCAAATCACCTGGCACGAAGCTGAGCTGGAGGACTATTTCAGTCTGGAAGCGGCGCTGGAAGGTATAGACACGGTGATTCATTGTGCCGCCTTGGTTTCTTTTGCTCCCCGCGATAAAGAAAAGCTGCTGTCCATCAATCGCAAAGGCACCCAATACCTGGTGGATGCTGCGCTTTACCAAAAGGTACGGCGGCTGGTGCATGTGAGTTCCGTTGCGGCTCTGGGGCGAAACGCGCACGGGTACCCTATATCCGAAAACAGCAAATGGGAAGACGGGCCGCTGGTGAGCAATTATTCCCGCAGTAAATTCCTGTCCGAACTAGAGATTTGGCGCGGACAGGAAGAAGGCATGTCCGTAGCGGCCGTCTACCCCAGCCTCATCCTTGGGGCAGGGCACTGGTCGGAAGGGACGGCGAAAATGTTTGCCTACGCCCAGCAAAGCTCCACCTACTATCCTTCAGGCAGTACCGGTATTGTGGATGTAAGGGATGTGGCTAAAGCTATTCAATTGGTGATAGAGCGCGACCAGAAAAACGATCGCTACCTCCTTAACGGCACCAATATCAGCTACCGGGAGTTATTGGCACAAATGACTACTGCGCTCGGCGTTGCTCCTCCCCGCAAATCCTTGCCGAGATGGGGCGCTCAATTGTTGGCCCAGGCAGAAAAAATCCGTACGCTCTTTACCGGAGGCACACCCTTGCTTACGCGTGAAACCGTACAGACCACCTACCAAAACTACGTTTACGACAGCCGCCACTCCGAAGAGCAACTCGGCATGACCTACAGGGATGCTGAAACCACCATTGGAGAAACGGCCGCTTTGTTTATGGCAACGAAGGAGGAAGGGAGTGGGGTTCTGGGGTTATAA
- a CDS encoding pyridoxamine 5'-phosphate oxidase family protein, which yields MAKILPKLNSSLQDFINEQQMFFVATADVDGRVNLSPKGLDSLRILSPQRLLWLNLTGSGNETAAHLLGVNRMTLMFCAFAGNPLILRIYGTARTIHTADPDWEALYAHFPDLAGARQIFDVEIEAVQTSCGYAVPLYDFVEQRSRLVTAFEEKGPEGTKSYWAEKNTTSIDGKPTGILG from the coding sequence ATGGCCAAAATACTCCCGAAGCTCAACAGTAGTCTGCAAGACTTTATCAATGAGCAGCAAATGTTTTTCGTCGCCACAGCCGATGTGGATGGCAGGGTCAACCTTTCCCCTAAAGGCCTCGACAGTCTTCGAATACTCAGCCCCCAACGCCTGCTCTGGCTCAACCTCACCGGTAGTGGCAACGAAACGGCTGCCCATTTGCTGGGCGTCAATCGCATGACGCTGATGTTTTGTGCCTTTGCGGGCAACCCACTCATCTTGCGCATCTATGGCACGGCCCGCACTATCCACACTGCTGATCCGGATTGGGAAGCATTGTACGCTCACTTTCCAGATCTTGCCGGTGCCCGCCAGATTTTTGATGTCGAGATTGAGGCCGTCCAAACCTCTTGCGGCTACGCTGTGCCGCTTTATGACTTTGTCGAACAACGCAGCCGCTTGGTCACTGCTTTTGAAGAAAAAGGGCCGGAAGGCACTAAGTCTTATTGGGCCGAGAAAAACACCACGAGTATTGATGGTAAGCCGACGGGAATATTGGGGTAA
- a CDS encoding methylenetetrahydrofolate reductase — MKVTEYFEQAKDQTLISFEVLPPLKGGRMQDIFAALDPLMEFKPPFIDVTYHREEFIYKKRKSGYYEKTAIRKRPGTVGICASIMHRYGVDAVPHLICGGFTTEDTENALIDLNFLNVDNVLALRGDARKFEGRFIPEEGGHEFALDLVKQVADMNAGKYLDSNIDNGAATNFCIGIAGYPEKHFESPNLELDLEYTKAKIDAGANYIVTQMFFNNQKYFEYVDACRAIGINVPIVPGLKPLTKKYQLNSIPRLFHIDMPDDLVKAMNAAPTPEAREEVGVEWCIAQSKELKAAGVPCLHYYTMGDSSLIRRIAEAVY; from the coding sequence ATGAAAGTCACGGAATACTTCGAACAAGCTAAAGATCAAACGCTGATCTCCTTCGAGGTGCTGCCTCCGCTCAAGGGGGGGCGTATGCAAGACATCTTTGCCGCCCTTGACCCCCTGATGGAATTTAAGCCTCCTTTTATTGATGTTACTTATCATCGGGAGGAGTTTATTTACAAGAAAAGGAAAAGCGGCTATTACGAAAAAACAGCTATCCGCAAGCGGCCGGGTACCGTGGGTATTTGTGCCTCTATCATGCACCGCTACGGCGTAGATGCCGTCCCTCATCTGATCTGTGGGGGCTTCACCACAGAAGATACAGAAAATGCGCTCATCGATCTCAACTTCCTCAATGTTGACAATGTACTCGCACTACGGGGTGATGCGCGCAAATTCGAAGGGAGGTTCATTCCCGAAGAAGGCGGCCACGAATTTGCACTCGACCTCGTCAAGCAAGTAGCAGACATGAACGCCGGCAAATACCTCGACTCTAATATCGACAACGGTGCGGCGACCAATTTTTGCATTGGCATTGCGGGTTACCCCGAAAAGCATTTCGAATCGCCCAACCTGGAACTCGACCTGGAATACACCAAAGCCAAAATCGACGCGGGAGCCAATTACATCGTAACCCAGATGTTTTTCAACAACCAAAAATACTTTGAATACGTCGACGCCTGCCGCGCCATTGGTATCAACGTACCCATTGTTCCAGGCCTTAAGCCGCTGACCAAAAAATACCAGCTCAACAGTATACCGCGCCTGTTTCACATCGATATGCCCGATGATTTGGTCAAAGCGATGAACGCTGCCCCTACCCCTGAAGCCAGAGAAGAAGTAGGTGTAGAATGGTGTATTGCACAAAGCAAAGAACTGAAAGCCGCAGGTGTTCCCTGCCTTCACTATTATACCATGGGTGACTCTTCCCTTATTCGCCGTATTGCGGAAGCGGTATATTGA
- a CDS encoding YdeI family protein: MPEITEVFYPPHRAAWRDWLQEHHQTKTEIWLQLFRKDTGKPSLSYDDLVEECLCFGWIDGVAKKLDEESRVQRITPRRTKKSFLSELNRQRFWKLQHLGLMTPAGLAPAIVDQIGSPDDPFEIPEWIAAQLQAEEQVWENFQNFPHFYQRLKVGWIEEPGSSRKEVSQQRLDYLIKMTAQGKQYGTQPLLGIMDDI; this comes from the coding sequence ATGCCCGAGATTACCGAAGTTTTTTATCCTCCACATCGCGCTGCCTGGCGCGATTGGCTCCAAGAGCATCACCAGACGAAGACCGAAATATGGCTACAGTTGTTTCGTAAAGACACGGGTAAGCCCTCGCTGTCTTATGACGACCTCGTGGAAGAATGCCTGTGTTTTGGCTGGATCGACGGTGTGGCAAAGAAGCTCGACGAAGAAAGCCGCGTGCAAAGAATTACACCCCGCCGGACGAAAAAGAGTTTCTTGTCGGAGCTGAACCGCCAGCGATTTTGGAAGCTACAGCATCTGGGGTTGATGACGCCTGCAGGCCTGGCACCGGCCATTGTCGACCAGATCGGCAGCCCCGATGATCCTTTTGAAATACCGGAGTGGATAGCCGCTCAGCTTCAAGCAGAGGAACAGGTGTGGGAGAATTTTCAGAACTTTCCTCATTTCTACCAGCGGTTAAAAGTAGGTTGGATAGAAGAACCTGGTTCTTCTCGTAAAGAGGTCTCCCAACAGCGCCTGGATTATCTGATTAAAATGACCGCGCAAGGGAAGCAGTACGGCACCCAGCCTTTGTTAGGGATAATGGACGATATTTAA
- a CDS encoding CoA transferase subunit A — MNKVVANAQAAIRGITDGMTIMLGGFGLCGIPENCIAALVEAGITDLTCISNNAGVDDFGLGLLLQKKQIRKMISSYVGENDEFERQMLSGELEVDLIPQGSLAARCQAGGAGVPAFFTPAGYGTEVAEGKEVRYFNGKPHILENALTADFAIVKAWKGDRFGNLIYKGTARNFNPVMATAGKITIAEVEELVEPGELDPNFVHTPGVFVQRIFQGEHYEKRIEQRTVRQRG, encoded by the coding sequence ATGAATAAAGTTGTTGCCAATGCACAAGCTGCCATCCGTGGAATAACCGATGGGATGACCATCATGCTGGGAGGCTTTGGCTTGTGTGGAATACCGGAAAACTGTATTGCGGCCCTGGTAGAAGCGGGCATTACCGATCTGACTTGTATCTCGAACAATGCCGGGGTAGATGATTTTGGATTGGGTTTGCTTTTACAGAAAAAGCAGATCAGGAAGATGATCTCCTCTTATGTGGGGGAGAATGATGAATTTGAGCGCCAAATGCTCAGTGGAGAGTTGGAGGTAGACCTCATCCCTCAAGGGTCATTGGCGGCACGTTGCCAGGCGGGCGGTGCGGGTGTCCCCGCGTTTTTTACGCCAGCAGGCTACGGTACGGAAGTAGCGGAAGGCAAAGAAGTACGCTATTTCAACGGCAAACCTCACATTCTGGAGAATGCCCTGACGGCAGACTTCGCCATTGTAAAAGCCTGGAAAGGCGATCGTTTTGGTAACCTGATCTACAAAGGTACGGCGCGTAACTTTAACCCCGTGATGGCCACTGCGGGTAAAATCACCATCGCAGAAGTAGAAGAGTTGGTAGAGCCCGGAGAGCTTGACCCCAACTTTGTGCACACTCCCGGAGTGTTTGTACAGCGTATTTTTCAAGGGGAGCATTACGAGAAGCGAATTGAGCAGCGCACGGTGCGGCAGCGAGGGTAG
- a CDS encoding IS4 family transposase — protein sequence MSSRQSVILRQCAKNRSEEVAFGRFVNNPSVTPSLMIQSACERTAAQSKGRDVLMICDTSTVGFGINSKAKGLSEIGDGRGQGFFLHPVISMDAHTHHCLGLASAQLYDRKQYAVDKAQRRRDRNREKLEEKESYRWYEEIEKAVSYNQGAKSQTVVADREADIYELLVLLTALGVDFVIRSSQNRKLKEVDHNKLQQALDAQPLQGQYSIALPATDKRTAHTAELEVKWVTIDLARPRSGTGTKHLVDRQKVTVIEVREKPASVVGKEKPIYWRLLTSHSIQSMDDALRIIGYYVQRWVIEQVFRTLKKKGMDVQSAQVSNAAALKNLTVLALISSIRVMQLVQARDEPQDLGIEAGFEPKVIKVIERINPQLEGNTEKLKNPYPPNSLSFAAWVVARLGGWSGYASQRPAGPITMWNGLRRLNEFVQAMDMLNLHSEFEGDVYIR from the coding sequence ATGTCATCGAGGCAGAGCGTTATTTTGCGTCAGTGTGCAAAGAATCGCAGCGAGGAGGTTGCTTTTGGCCGGTTTGTTAATAATCCATCTGTCACACCATCGCTTATGATACAATCAGCCTGTGAACGCACTGCCGCCCAGAGTAAAGGGCGGGATGTATTAATGATTTGTGATACCTCTACCGTTGGGTTCGGTATCAATAGTAAAGCCAAAGGCTTATCGGAGATCGGCGATGGCCGGGGTCAAGGCTTTTTTTTGCATCCGGTAATCAGCATGGATGCTCATACCCATCATTGCTTAGGCTTAGCCTCTGCTCAATTATATGATCGTAAACAGTACGCTGTTGATAAAGCTCAGCGGAGACGAGATCGTAATAGAGAAAAGCTAGAAGAAAAAGAGTCTTATCGCTGGTACGAAGAAATAGAAAAGGCGGTAAGCTACAATCAGGGAGCCAAGAGTCAAACAGTAGTAGCAGACCGAGAAGCTGATATCTATGAGTTATTGGTCTTACTTACAGCACTGGGGGTAGACTTTGTTATTCGTAGTTCTCAAAACCGCAAGCTAAAGGAGGTTGATCACAATAAACTACAACAGGCGCTGGATGCTCAACCTCTACAAGGACAATATTCAATAGCCTTGCCAGCGACCGATAAGCGTACGGCTCATACGGCGGAGTTAGAAGTTAAATGGGTTACAATTGATTTAGCGCGTCCACGTTCTGGTACGGGGACAAAACACCTCGTAGACCGACAAAAAGTAACGGTTATTGAAGTACGTGAAAAGCCAGCTAGCGTGGTAGGTAAGGAAAAGCCTATCTATTGGCGATTACTCACTTCGCACAGCATCCAGAGTATGGATGACGCTTTACGTATAATCGGCTATTATGTACAGCGCTGGGTGATCGAGCAAGTCTTTCGGACATTGAAAAAGAAAGGAATGGACGTTCAATCGGCACAAGTATCAAATGCAGCTGCACTCAAGAACCTTACGGTACTGGCGCTGATCAGTTCTATAAGAGTGATGCAGCTAGTTCAAGCTCGCGATGAACCTCAAGACTTAGGTATTGAGGCTGGGTTTGAGCCCAAAGTAATCAAAGTCATTGAGCGAATCAATCCTCAACTAGAAGGTAATACCGAGAAATTGAAAAATCCTTATCCGCCTAATTCTTTATCCTTCGCAGCATGGGTCGTTGCTAGGCTCGGAGGATGGTCAGGCTACGCTTCTCAACGCCCTGCTGGGCCAATAACGATGTGGAACGGCCTACGACGGCTCAACGAATTTGTGCAGGCAATGGACATGCTAAACCTACATTCGGAATTTGAAGGAGATGTGTATATACGGTAG
- a CDS encoding CoA transferase subunit B: MLDKTGIAKRIAQELRDGWYVNLGIGIPTLIANYVPEGLNVVFQSENGIMGMGPFPYEGEEDADMINAGKQTITALPGAAIFDSATSFAMIRGQHIQLTVLGAMEVADNGDIANWKIPGKMVKGMGGAMDLVASAENIIVAMMHTNRKGESKLLRQCTLPLTGVQCVKKIVTDLAVLDVTPNGFKLIERAPGVSVEEIKAATEGRLIIEGEVPEMVL; the protein is encoded by the coding sequence ATGTTAGATAAAACAGGAATTGCAAAACGCATTGCGCAGGAACTACGGGATGGTTGGTACGTGAATCTGGGGATCGGTATACCGACCTTGATTGCGAACTACGTGCCCGAAGGCCTGAATGTGGTTTTTCAATCTGAGAACGGGATCATGGGCATGGGGCCTTTTCCTTACGAAGGAGAAGAGGATGCCGATATGATCAACGCCGGCAAGCAGACGATCACCGCGCTGCCCGGAGCAGCGATCTTTGATTCGGCCACCAGCTTTGCGATGATTCGCGGGCAGCACATTCAGCTCACGGTGCTGGGCGCGATGGAAGTGGCCGACAACGGCGATATCGCCAACTGGAAGATACCAGGAAAGATGGTGAAAGGAATGGGAGGTGCGATGGATTTGGTGGCTTCCGCCGAAAACATCATCGTAGCCATGATGCATACCAATCGGAAAGGGGAATCGAAGCTGCTTCGCCAATGCACTTTGCCACTGACTGGGGTACAATGTGTAAAAAAAATAGTGACCGACCTGGCCGTATTGGACGTGACGCCAAATGGCTTTAAACTCATAGAACGTGCACCAGGAGTATCGGTAGAAGAGATCAAAGCAGCTACCGAAGGCCGTTTGATCATTGAAGGCGAAGTGCCGGAAATGGTTTTATAG
- the lptC gene encoding LPS export ABC transporter periplasmic protein LptC: MKRLLLLCTLLGIGLLACENDLAEVDDLQQLLDVKVERVEGVEILYSDSAQVKVRITGPVMLNNLDRTEPYQEFVEGILVEFFGEEEKVTSTMVAKYAIRYDRRGEVIVRDSVVWQSIDRQKLETEELIWREKEEEVFTKKFARITTAREIIEGYGFRANQDFSNAKIQQVEGIISVDEQQ; the protein is encoded by the coding sequence ATGAAAAGGCTACTATTGCTGTGTACATTGTTGGGAATAGGGCTACTGGCCTGTGAAAACGACCTGGCTGAAGTAGACGACTTGCAGCAGCTACTGGATGTGAAAGTGGAACGCGTGGAAGGTGTGGAGATACTGTACAGCGATTCGGCGCAGGTGAAGGTGCGGATAACGGGGCCAGTGATGCTGAATAACCTGGATCGTACGGAACCCTACCAGGAGTTTGTGGAAGGGATACTGGTAGAGTTTTTTGGGGAAGAAGAGAAGGTGACCAGTACGATGGTGGCCAAATATGCGATACGCTACGACCGCCGTGGAGAAGTGATTGTGCGGGACAGTGTGGTGTGGCAAAGTATAGACAGACAGAAGCTGGAGACGGAAGAACTGATCTGGCGAGAAAAGGAGGAAGAGGTGTTTACGAAGAAATTTGCGCGAATAACTACTGCCAGGGAGATCATAGAAGGCTATGGATTCAGAGCGAACCAGGATTTTTCGAATGCTAAAATCCAGCAGGTAGAAGGTATCATATCCGTAGATGAACAGCAGTAA
- a CDS encoding UDP-3-O-(3-hydroxymyristoyl)glucosamine N-acyltransferase, producing the protein MKFPLPLPVGELAEQIGAKLLGDPDLLATGINEVHHVEAGDITFVDVEKYYAKALGSAATIILINKAAEVPEGKALLVVEDPFTTYNNLVWRYRPWQPLQRNIATSALIGEGTTIEPGAVIGDHVVIGKNCYIQANAYIGDHSVMGDEVIVQAGAVIGSDAFYFKKTSAGFHKWRSGGRVVLEDRVDIGANCTINRGVSSDTIIGAGSKLDCQVQIGHDTKVGKKCLFAAQVGIAGNCTIGNEVVIYGQAGVAQNITIGDKAMISAKAGVSKDLEGGKAYFGIPAQEARDAYRELAALRQLPDFLRKK; encoded by the coding sequence ATGAAGTTTCCATTACCGCTGCCCGTTGGAGAATTGGCGGAGCAGATAGGTGCGAAATTGTTGGGTGATCCGGACTTGCTGGCAACCGGGATCAACGAAGTACACCACGTAGAAGCTGGGGATATTACTTTTGTGGACGTGGAGAAATACTACGCCAAAGCCCTGGGCTCGGCAGCGACGATCATCCTGATTAACAAAGCTGCTGAAGTACCTGAAGGGAAGGCGTTGCTAGTGGTTGAGGATCCGTTTACAACGTACAACAATCTGGTGTGGCGTTATCGCCCCTGGCAACCGCTACAGCGGAATATAGCAACCAGTGCGCTGATTGGAGAAGGCACCACGATAGAGCCGGGGGCTGTAATAGGCGACCATGTGGTGATAGGTAAAAATTGCTATATCCAGGCCAATGCTTATATCGGTGACCACTCGGTAATGGGGGATGAAGTAATTGTGCAAGCGGGTGCGGTGATTGGGAGCGATGCTTTTTATTTCAAGAAGACGTCGGCTGGATTCCACAAATGGCGCTCTGGTGGGCGGGTGGTACTGGAAGACCGGGTGGATATTGGCGCCAATTGCACCATCAACCGGGGTGTATCGAGCGACACGATCATTGGTGCGGGCAGCAAGCTCGATTGTCAGGTGCAGATTGGGCACGATACCAAAGTTGGGAAGAAGTGTCTGTTTGCTGCGCAAGTGGGCATAGCAGGCAACTGTACCATTGGCAACGAAGTGGTGATCTACGGTCAGGCGGGGGTTGCCCAGAATATTACCATCGGTGACAAGGCCATGATCTCGGCGAAAGCCGGCGTGAGTAAAGATCTGGAAGGAGGGAAAGCCTATTTCGGGATTCCGGCACAGGAGGCACGCGATGCCTACCGCGAACTGGCAGCCTTGAGGCAATTGCCCGATTTTTTGCGGAAGAAATAA
- the fdhD gene encoding formate dehydrogenase accessory sulfurtransferase FdhD — translation MKSKTTLRWENGQWRSLPDDAITPEWPLSIGIYDAQQDETIDLAITMRSPGNDEALIYGYLFTEGIIQRASDIAAIKLISPSEALVTLAAQVDFQPANYHRFGYTNSSCGLCGKTDLEQLERTLYHFPIPGQPIVSPEVLTQLPQALTQQQHLFSQTGGIHAAALFDSYGQLLFLQEDVGRHNALDKLIGNSMLQAQFPWRDKLVLLSGRISYELVQKAATAGTPILAAIGAPSSLAIQLAEETGMTLIGFLRRDRLNVYTYPERVMGHSTM, via the coding sequence CTGAAATCAAAAACCACCCTCCGCTGGGAAAACGGGCAGTGGCGCAGCCTCCCCGACGATGCCATCACTCCTGAATGGCCCTTAAGTATCGGTATCTATGATGCGCAGCAAGACGAAACCATCGATCTCGCTATCACCATGCGCTCCCCAGGCAACGACGAAGCCCTCATCTACGGCTACCTCTTCACCGAAGGCATCATTCAGCGGGCCAGCGACATCGCAGCCATCAAACTGATCAGCCCTTCTGAAGCTCTCGTAACGCTAGCAGCCCAGGTAGATTTCCAGCCCGCCAACTACCACCGCTTCGGGTATACCAATTCCAGTTGTGGCCTTTGCGGCAAAACTGACCTTGAACAACTTGAACGCACCCTTTACCACTTCCCAATCCCTGGCCAACCCATCGTCTCGCCAGAGGTCCTCACCCAGCTGCCACAAGCACTTACCCAACAGCAACATTTATTTAGCCAAACGGGTGGTATCCACGCTGCCGCCCTCTTCGATAGCTACGGCCAACTCCTCTTCTTACAAGAAGATGTAGGCCGCCACAATGCGCTCGACAAACTTATCGGCAACAGCATGCTCCAGGCACAATTCCCTTGGCGCGACAAGCTCGTCTTGCTCAGTGGCCGTATCAGTTACGAATTGGTACAAAAGGCGGCTACGGCAGGTACTCCCATCTTAGCGGCCATCGGCGCGCCCTCCTCCCTAGCCATCCAACTGGCCGAAGAGACAGGCATGACCCTGATCGGCTTCCTCCGCAGAGATCGACTCAATGTGTATACGTATCCGGAGAGGGTGATGGGGCACAGCACCATGTAG
- a CDS encoding transposase produces the protein MNALYGIAGISRQGHHRALKRQSEEQAKEPCYVGLMSEIREIHPGMGLRTMYDQFAPEGIGRDAFIALGIREGYRLRAAENPQITTRASKRRHYPNLLVDKWLTGVNQLWTSDIFYFPLQGRHYYGVLIMDVYSRRLIGWSMADNMRVENNIAALNRAFTLRGVENYGQQLIHHSDRGSQYISDDYTELLYNYGIRISMCAEVLENAHIERANGTIKNDYLHRWNIRTEDQLYLRMEQAVNNYNNRRHRSLEMTPIEFETHVKELHKGESVPTFKLFVYQQNVDNPFQLELDFDA, from the coding sequence ATGAATGCTTTATATGGGATAGCGGGTATCTCCCGACAAGGGCATCATCGGGCGTTGAAGCGGCAGTCCGAGGAGCAGGCCAAAGAGCCGTGCTACGTGGGCTTGATGTCGGAAATAAGAGAGATTCACCCGGGGATGGGGCTGCGGACGATGTACGACCAGTTTGCCCCGGAGGGCATCGGGCGGGATGCGTTCATCGCCTTGGGTATCAGGGAAGGCTATCGGCTGCGAGCTGCGGAAAACCCGCAGATAACGACGCGGGCGAGCAAACGTCGCCACTATCCCAACCTATTGGTGGATAAGTGGTTGACAGGTGTAAACCAGTTGTGGACGAGTGATATCTTTTACTTTCCGCTGCAGGGTAGGCACTACTACGGCGTGTTGATAATGGACGTATACTCCCGTCGTCTCATAGGTTGGTCAATGGCCGACAATATGAGGGTAGAGAATAACATCGCAGCCCTCAACAGAGCTTTTACCCTCCGGGGTGTGGAAAACTATGGGCAGCAACTTATCCATCACTCCGACCGTGGAAGCCAGTACATCAGCGACGACTATACGGAATTACTGTACAACTATGGCATCCGCATAAGCATGTGCGCCGAGGTGTTAGAAAATGCACACATCGAACGTGCCAACGGAACCATCAAAAACGACTACCTGCACCGCTGGAATATCAGAACAGAAGACCAGTTGTATTTACGCATGGAACAAGCCGTTAACAACTACAATAACCGTAGGCATCGCAGCTTGGAAATGACCCCCATTGAGTTTGAAACTCATGTCAAAGAACTTCATAAGGGAGAATCAGTGCCTACATTCAAGCTGTTCGTTTACCAACAAAATGTAGATAACCCTTTTCAACTTGAATTAGATTTCGATGCTTAA